The DNA window ACCGTGCGCACCCGCCAGGGCAGGCCCATTCCCGCGACCGAGGTCATCTGGATGCGCCTGCAAGAGGTGGAGATCCATCACGTCGACCTGGCCGCCGACTACCAACCCGCAGACTGGCCAAGCGATTTCGTCGCCCGCCTACTCCCCCGAGCCACCGCAGACCTGACCAAGGCCGCAGCCTCCGACCCGATGCCCACCTTCGCAGTCCACACCACTGATACCGACTTCACCGCCACCATCGGTAGCGGCGCTTGCGACCACACCGTCAGCGGCCCCGCCGCAGCCCTGCTCGCCTGGCTCCTCGGACGCTCCGAAGGCGCGGACCTGAGCGGCGCACTGCCCACCCTCCCATCCTGGAAATGAGTCGCGGGTCGTGACAAAAGTCTGACGGTGCGGGCGGGTCGGGCGACAGCCGCGGGTTCCGGCAGCAGAATCGGGTCCATGACCTGGGATAACAATTGCGGTGGCCGACGATCGGCGGGTTGTTGACATGCGGGTGCTGCTGACCGGAGCGGCCGGGTTCATCGGCGCGCGGGTGCATCGGGCGTTGGTCGATGCGGGGCACGAGGTGGTGGCGATCGATGTGATGCTGGCCGCCGCACACGGCCCCGATGCCGCGGCTCCGGCGGGTGTGCGGCAGGTGGATGTGCGCGATCCCGATGCGCTGGAACCGCTGTTGCGTGGGGTCGATGTCGTCTGTCATCAGGCGGCGGTCGTCGGGGCCGGGGTGAGTGCGCAGGACGCGCCCGCCTATGCCAGTCACAACGACCTCGGGACCGCGGTGTTGCTCGCGGCGATGGATCGTGCGGGTTGCCGCCGCCTGGTGCTGGCTTCGTCGATGGTCGTCTACGGCGAGGGGTGGTACCGGGGTGTGCGGGCCGGGGCGGTCGAGGTCGGTGTGCGCAGCAGGCGCGATCTCGAGAACGGGATGTTCGAGCATCGGGACCCGGATTCCGACGAGGTGCTCGCCTGGGAGGCGGTACCCGAGAACGCACCGCTGCGGCCACGGAGTCTTTATGCGGCAGCCAAAGTGGCACAGGAGAATTACGCCGCGGCGTGGGCGACGGTGACCGATTCCGGCGTCACGGCATTGCGCTACCACAACGTGTACGGACCGGATATGCCAAGGGACACACCCTATTCCGGCGTGGCGGCGATCTTTCGTTCGTCGCTGGAGGCCGGACAACCGCCGCAGGTGTTCGAGGATGGGCGGCAGGCACGGGATTTCGTGCACGTCAGCGATATCGCCGCGGCGAATCTCGCCGCGGTCGAACAGGTGCATTCCGGGTTCGTCCCGCTCAATATCGCCTCGGGGCGGCCGATCACCATCGGGGCGGTCGCTACCGCGCTCGCCGTGGCGCGCGGCGGGCCCGAGCCGGTGATCACCGGTCGGTATCGCGCGGGCGATGTGCGCCATATTGTCGCGAGTCCGGAACAGGCGCAACGCATGCTGGGATTCACGGCGCGGGTTGATCCGCTCGACGGCCTTGCCGAATTCGCCTTCGCACCGTTGCGCGCCGTCGCCGGGGTCGGCGCGCCACTGATGTAGCGCCTCGGTCAGTTTCCGTTCAGCGGCAACCGCACTTCGAACCGGCAGCCTTTGTCCCGGTTCTCGGCGGTGATATCGCCGTGATGGGCTTCGATCAAACCAGCGGCAATGGCCAGTCCCATACCGCTGCCCGAGGAGACACCGTCTGACGCGACCGGGGACCGGGCGGCGGTGCCTCGGTAAGCGACCTCGAAAATCCGCGGTAGATCGGCTTCGGCGATGCCGGGACCGGTGTCGTCGACGCGCGCCCACGCCTGTCCGCCGGCGGAGCCCGCGGAGATCGCGACCTCGCCGCCGGGCGGGGTGTGGGCGATCGCGTTGGAGACGAGGTTGGTGAGCACCCGGCCGAGGGCGCGGTCGCTGGCCGCGACCACGATCTCGGTGTCGGGTTGTTCGGCACGCAATTCGACTTCAGCGCGTTCGGCGTTGGGGCGATTGGCGGCCAGCACCTCATCGATCAGTTCGCGCAGATCGACCGGCTCCAGTTCCAGCCGCAGCGCACCGGCGTTGATCTTCGACATCTCGAACAGGTCGTCGACCATTACCGAGAGCCGATCGGTCTCCCGCACAATCTGTTCGGCGTAGCGGGCAACATCGGCGGCGCCGGTGAGGACGCCATCGGAGAGGCCCTCGGCCATCGCGCGAATGCCCGCCAGCGGGGTGCGCAAGTCGTGGCTCACCCAGGCGACCAGCTCGCGTCGGGACTTCTCCGCCATCCGCTCCTGCTCACGGATCTGCTTCTCCCAGACCGTTTTTCGGGCCTGTTCGCGACCGAGCAGCAGGGCGGCGGGCACGGTGACCGCGGCGACGACCGCGAGCACGATGGCGGTGCGCTCCAATTCGTTGGTGAACATCAGGCCGCTCACCCCGATGATGCCCGCGAGCGTGGACAGCGTCGGGATCAGCACCAGCACCGCCATGCTGGTGGTCATGGACCGGTTGCTGGTGGCGCGCAAGATCACCGCGCCGAGCGCGACGATCGGCAGCGAACAACCCAGCGCGTAGGCGATCAGCTGCCAGGTGTCCTCAGGCATTGGATTCTCCTGTCCCCCGGCCGTTTCGACCCCAGATATAGCCGCGACCCCACACCGTTTCGATCCGGTGCCGGTCACCGAGTTTGGCGCGCAGCCGCTTGATATGCACGGTGACGGTGGACAAATCGCCGAAATCCCAGCCCCACACCTTGGCCAGCAGCTCTTCTCGGCTGAAGACCTGGTGTGGATGGCGCAGTAGGAAGACGAGCAGGTCGTATTCGCGCGCGGTCAGGTCGACGGGGACGCCGTCGACCAGTGCCGATTGGGCGTCCGGGCGCACCTCGACGGCACCGTCGCGCAGAATCTCCGTGCTCGGCGGTCTGGTCTGCGAGCGCCGCAGTACGGAGGCGACCCGCAGTGCGAGTTCGCGCGGGCTGAAGGGTTTAGTGACGTAGTCGTCGGCGCCCGCCTCCAGGCCGAGCACCCGGTCGTCCTCGTCGCCGAGCGCGGTGAGCAGGATGATCGGAGTGTCCGGGCGTGGGCCGGAACGCACCGCGCG is part of the Nocardia sp. NBC_00565 genome and encodes:
- a CDS encoding maleylpyruvate isomerase family mycothiol-dependent enzyme, translating into MTIDAPETTVQLDTVATATARLLETARGLDADMTLPSLLPGWSRGHVLAHLARNADSLVNLLLWARTGIETPQYASMFIRDADIEAGAPRPLADQLADNEAAANRWLALARTAPETAWTATVRTRQGRPIPATEVIWMRLQEVEIHHVDLAADYQPADWPSDFVARLLPRATADLTKAAASDPMPTFAVHTTDTDFTATIGSGACDHTVSGPAAALLAWLLGRSEGADLSGALPTLPSWK
- a CDS encoding NAD-dependent epimerase/dehydratase family protein; this translates as MRVLLTGAAGFIGARVHRALVDAGHEVVAIDVMLAAAHGPDAAAPAGVRQVDVRDPDALEPLLRGVDVVCHQAAVVGAGVSAQDAPAYASHNDLGTAVLLAAMDRAGCRRLVLASSMVVYGEGWYRGVRAGAVEVGVRSRRDLENGMFEHRDPDSDEVLAWEAVPENAPLRPRSLYAAAKVAQENYAAAWATVTDSGVTALRYHNVYGPDMPRDTPYSGVAAIFRSSLEAGQPPQVFEDGRQARDFVHVSDIAAANLAAVEQVHSGFVPLNIASGRPITIGAVATALAVARGGPEPVITGRYRAGDVRHIVASPEQAQRMLGFTARVDPLDGLAEFAFAPLRAVAGVGAPLM
- a CDS encoding response regulator transcription factor, with the protein product MCILIADDDPVVRDVVRRYLERDGLTVVETADGPSTMAELTARDRSGDAVELAVLDVMMPAPDGIEICRAVRSGPRPDTPIILLTALGDEDDRVLGLEAGADDYVTKPFSPRELALRVASVLRRSQTRPPSTEILRDGAVEVRPDAQSALVDGVPVDLTAREYDLLVFLLRHPHQVFSREELLAKVWGWDFGDLSTVTVHIKRLRAKLGDRHRIETVWGRGYIWGRNGRGTGESNA
- a CDS encoding sensor histidine kinase yields the protein MPEDTWQLIAYALGCSLPIVALGAVILRATSNRSMTTSMAVLVLIPTLSTLAGIIGVSGLMFTNELERTAIVLAVVAAVTVPAALLLGREQARKTVWEKQIREQERMAEKSRRELVAWVSHDLRTPLAGIRAMAEGLSDGVLTGAADVARYAEQIVRETDRLSVMVDDLFEMSKINAGALRLELEPVDLRELIDEVLAANRPNAERAEVELRAEQPDTEIVVAASDRALGRVLTNLVSNAIAHTPPGGEVAISAGSAGGQAWARVDDTGPGIAEADLPRIFEVAYRGTAARSPVASDGVSSGSGMGLAIAAGLIEAHHGDITAENRDKGCRFEVRLPLNGN